A genomic window from Bubalus bubalis isolate 160015118507 breed Murrah chromosome 13, NDDB_SH_1, whole genome shotgun sequence includes:
- the LOC123464540 gene encoding ATP-binding cassette sub-family C member 4-like: MSEVITGIRTVKMYAWEQSFIDLITRLRRKEISKILRISYLRGMNLASCLAVSKIIIFVIFITNELLDNLITASQLFVVVMLFEALRFLNTLYFPMAIENVSEAVISIRRIKVWGQIIAFGCRWIFCKMPFCLVSLCSN, translated from the exons ATGAGTGAAGTCATAACTGGCATCAGAACAGTAAAAATGTATGCTTGGGAACAGTCATTTATAGACCTTATTACCAGATTGAGAAG GAAGGAAATTTCCAAGATTCTGAGAATTTCCTACCTTAGGGGAATGAATTTGGCATCATGTTTGGCTGTcagcaaaattataatttttgtcATCTTCATCACCAATGAGCTCCTTGACAACCTGATCACAGCCAGCCAATTGTTTGTGGTGGTGATGCTGTTTGAGGCTCTGAGGTTTTTGAACACTCTCTACTTCCCCATGGCCATTGAGAATGTGTCAGAGGCCGTCATCAGCATACGAAGAATCAAGGTTTGGGGACAAATAATTGCTTTTGGTTGTAGGTGGATTTTTTGTAAAATGCCCTTTTGTTTGGTGTCACTGTGTTCCAATTAG
- the LOC102410713 gene encoding ATP-binding cassette sub-family C member 4-like, whose amino-acid sequence MVTDFCESETPTLQGLSFTVRPGELLAVVGPVGAGTSSLLRAVLGELPPIQGKVSVLGRIAYVSQQPWVFPGTVKSNILFGKKYEEEQYEVIKACALEEDFQNLKERDLTVTGDGGTPLSEGQKARVSLARAVYQDADIYLLDNPLSSVDTEISRHLF is encoded by the exons ATGGTCACCGACTTCTGT GAATCAGAGACCCCAACCCTCCAAGGCCTTTCCTTTACTGTCAGACCCGGTGAACTGTTAGCTGTGGTCGGACCTGTGGGCGCAGGAACG TCCTCACTGTTAAGAGCTGTGCTGGGGGAGCTGCCCCCAATCCAGGGGAAGGTCAGCGTGCTTGGGAGGATCGCATATGTTTCTCAGCAGCCCTGGGTGTTTCCAGGAACTGTGAagagtaacattttatttgggaagaaatatgaagaagaaCAATATGAAGTAATAAAGGCCTGTGCTTTGGAAGAG GATTTTCAGAATTTGAAGGAAAGAGATCTAACTGTGACAGGAGATGGAGGAACCCCACTGAGTGAAGGACAGAAAGCCCGGGTCAGCCTCGCCAG AGCCGTGTATCAGGACGCAGACATCTACCTCCTGGACAATCCGCTCAGCTCAGTGGACACAGAAATCAGCAGGCACTTGTTCTAA